A single Pagrus major chromosome 19, Pma_NU_1.0 DNA region contains:
- the pi15a gene encoding peptidase inhibitor 15-A encodes MKPQLFAVDLMLLCISCGASALATSVPAVSTSNFTSLGEAHGHGSDDTTSSKIRRKRFISQNDMLAILDYHNKVRGKVFPPASNMEYMVWDDTLAKTAEDWAHACLWEHGPPNLLRFLGQNLSVRTGRYRSILQLVKPWYDEVKDYSFPYPRDCNPRCPLRCYGPMCTHYTQMVWATSNKVGCAIHTCHNMNVWGSVWKRATYLVCNYSPKGNWIGEAPYKVGVPCSACPPSYGGSCSNNMCFPALKTNYLHWFK; translated from the exons atgaaacCTCAGCTGTTTGCCGTAGACTTAATGCTTCTGTGCATATCTTGCGGAGCAAGTGCATTGGCAACGAGCGTCCCCGCCGTGTCCACGTCCAATTTCACCAGTCTTGGCGAAGCGCACGGCCACGGATCAGACGACACGACGTCTTCTAAGATCAGGAGGAAGCGTTTTATCAGTCAGAACGACATGCTCGCTATTCTTGATTACCATAACAAAGTGAGAGGGAAGGTGTTTCCCCCAGCGTCCAATATGGAATACATG GTGTGGGACGACACACTGGCCAAGACAGCCGAGGACTGGGCTCATGCCTGCCTGTGGGAGCACGGGCCACCTAACCTCCTCAGGTTCCTGGGTCAGAACCTCTCCGTCAGGACAGGACG CTATCGATCCATTCTTCAGCTGGTGAAGCCGTGGTACGATGAGGTCAAAGATTACTCTTTTCCGTACCCCCGCGACTGCAACCCCCGATGCCCTCTCAGATGCTATGGTCCCATGTGTACCCATTAtacacag ATGGTGTGGGCAACGTCTAACAAAGTAGGCTGTGCCATTCACACGTGCCATAATATGAACGTATGGGGCTCAGTGTGGAAGCGGGCGACGTATCTAGTTTGCAACTACTCACCTAA gggTAATTGGATCGGAGAGGCTCCCTACAAAGTAGGCGTCCCCTGCTCAGCCTGCCCTCCCAGCTACGGGGGCTCCTGCAGCAACAACATGTGCTTCCCCGCTCTCAAGACGAACTACCTGCACTGGTTCAAATAA